The genomic DNA GCATCCTGGTTTCCAGGCTTTCCCGTAGCTACTGTGCAGACCACTTGGCTCTTCAGCTTTCCATTCTGTGGCACCAACAAGGTGAACCACTTCTTCTGTGACAGCCCACCTGTGCTGAGACTGGTGTGTGCAGACACAGCAATGTTTGAGATCTATGCGATTGTTGGAACTGTGCTGGTCGTCATGATACCCTGCTTGCTGATCCTGTGTTCCTACATTCGCATTGCTGTTGCCATCCTTAAGATTCCATCAGCTAAAGGGAAGCATAAAGCCTTCTCtacctgctcctcccacctccttgTTGTCTCCCTATTCTATGTATCTTCAAGCCTCACCTACTTCCGGCCTAAATCCAATAATTCACCTGAGAGCAAAAAGCTGCTGTCATTGTCCTACACTGTTGTGACTCCCATGTTGAACCCCATCATCTATAGCCTAAGAAATAATGAGGTGAAGAATGCCCTTGGCCGGACTTTCCGCAAGGCTTTAGGCCTTAGAATTTGCATCCCATAGACATTAAGAAATGAGAGTAAAGTGTACTCAATGTGGAGCAATCAGTTTCATATGTGGGATTCCTCTGCCTCCCTTGCCATCTCTGTTGGGATGAAACCCAGCTGCTGAAATGACTATTGGGAAGctcagaagagggaaaagagcagagaagTAGGTTGGCCCTGTTTCTACCTCCTGGAAAACTCCTCTGTTCATTGTAGGCTTAcgttattttttcttattggtgTTTCAATAATTCTGTGCCATATAATTCCAGATATTCACATTACTATGTCCACATTGTGAACAGCATGAAACTGCTTATAATCCTATTGTGGGGATACATAATAACAGAGGACAAGACCAGTGAAAAATCATCATGTCACTTTCTTTTCCATCGGGCAGATCTGACTCCATTCATCAGAGAGAAAACCCTGTAATCCTTACCAATGCATAACTGTCATcactgtcttatttcattttgcatgCCCTTGAAGCATGTTAGTTCTTCTAATCTCACTGGTATGtgatataaatatagaaacatgGATTGATAATGCCCATACTTACACCTTTATAACCCCACAATCATTTTAGTCCTTACTGTTTTCCCAGGAAGAATGAGCTGAGCTTTCACAGGCTTTCTATCCCATACTCAGGTTCTTAAGCCTTGTTGAAGTAGTAGTATAAATTTCTATTGTGATACTGTTTTCATCAAAGTTTAAAATGGATCTAGCTAACTGCAACATAGCTCTTCCTtaaccacaaaaatatttctcattcttCTTATGATTTCATAGTACTCTATTTTTTAgatataccatagtttatttaatgAGTCTTTTACAATTATAAATCATGCTGTAAAAAATAGCTTTATACACaagcattttcatatttttaccaGTGTATCTGACAGATGGAAATCTAGAAATTGGGCAAAGGGTGAATACATGTACCATGTTGTTATATATTGGCAAATTTCCCTCCAAATTGATTAtaccattttaccttcccaccagaAATTTACAAGGGTTCTTCTTTCCCTATTGTCCCATCAATAACATTTGTCATCAAACGTTTGAAATTTTGCTTACATAATAggtaaaaaataactaaaattttaatttgaaggaaataaattttgaagATTATGGAAGAAATGATTGAGTAAATTAGAGAATATAGTGAATTTCATTCATACTTCTGTGTTAGTAGTTTAGATGATTAGCAGCTGGTGATGTCCGGTACTCCATTTTCTCTGTTTGAAAAGTTCTTTCCATCTGTACGTTAGCCGGATCCATCTCATCTTTCAAGGCCCTAGTGTGATCCCTCAAGCAGCATAAATTATTCTCTGCTATATGCATCTATTCCAATTTTATCAACAGATAAGTTAAATTTTGCATATACTATGCTGTACTGGTTTTTACATGTTTGTCTTTTCCCAGTGTACCtgtaagtctttaaaaattaaagctgcacaattatttttgttttaacatgaCATGAGAATTCCTGAAAACCATATGTTCTGGAaaactctgcttttaaaataCTATGGAAAAATAGGGCTAGGGAATACCACTCAAAATATATGCAAGTTTGAAGCCAGAGCATTAACAGAAACAACAGCTGGTACCTGGAGAGACAACATAGACTGCTCAGATAATGCAGTTCAGTGATGTTGAAGGTTGCCACAGTAGATATTTAACAAGCATTATAACAATAGAATGAAAATGTCAATGATGGTTTATTTAGTAAAAGAGTATTTGGTACTGAGATAATGCAGTTGATATGATGCTCTGAACCAGTGGGGCAGCTTCTTATATGGTCATGGGAATCGGTGCCACTTTCCAGAAGTCAGAAGCTGCACAAAACAAGAGATGCTTCTCTTTGTGAAAGGAGCTTCAATTATAGTCatacttctaaaattttctttaaaacaggtAAGAGAGCTCCTGATGGCAAGGCCTTGTGACATTCAGTGTTGAAGGTTATATTTTGGTTTGCTTTGCCCAATGCAAACTTTACATTACAATGAAATTATTCTATAGTTTTTCAATAGTGTATGAAGATGAACAAACGAATGGGTAATCCAGTTGAGAAGTGGTGGTGACTTGGAATAGAATAGTATCAATacaaattaattctaaataatttttggaGGAAGAATTGATAGGATTTGATGGTGGATTGCATGTGAAGAAATACAGTGCTCAAGTTCCTGCAATAAAGTATAGATATTCTGAAAGTCTGGAGAAGATCCATTAAAGAGGCATGAAAGAGGTTTTATTCCCAGAAAGGTTAAACCTTTTCCTTCATATCCCTGCTATGAATCTCTTCTCACCTTTTAGAAACATCTTCTCCAAACTTACAGTAATTGATCTTGCCTCAGGATCAGTTGATTTCATTGGGTTATCCCAGAACCAGATATGGAGCCAAGGACTCAAGTGCAAGTGAATTATTAAGGAGAAACCATTAAATGTAGTAGAGTAGGAATGGAGAAGAAGCTgagcaaaaatataattttgggtGCAATTCCAGACTCAGCAGTTCCCGCAGGGAACTCCAGGGAATAAATAAAGCTTAGTTTGTTCTGCTTCATGCCAAAGAAGTAGGCTTTTGTACTCCCATTTCAGTCATCCACTGGCTACTGGCAGACTGTAGAGTAGGAAATAGGGAGAATTAAAACTCCCAGGGACCACTGAAGGGGAAGAATAAATAGCTATTCTTTTTTATCCAGTGAGtcacctttattatttattccaaCTTTTGTTGGAAATGTGGTATACTTCCCTACAACAAACTGCAAGATGAATGTGCCATcctaattaattaaaatggaaatctcAGGTCATATAGGTGAAGTATGATGCAGAAGGTCAGTATTTTAAATATGGCTTGTAGAAAAATGCAAGCACATATTTGCAGGCACTTCGCTAAATATTAAGCAAACAATAATGAAGAAGTCAGGTATGGTTACTGCCTTTAGTAAGAAACATGTGGTCAAATGTCTGTTTCAGAAACACTATAAAAAATGTTCAGACATGCATTAGAGTCTTCGGATGAAGCCCTAATCACCTTGGGAAAATTTTGTCACAAAGCATGGACATCATCTTACTCCCTCAACTTCATTTCTTATTCAAGAAGTGTTAGGATTTTCAGACTGTTATTCAGACTTTCTTGTTTTCATCTTATCCAGGAGTTACTAGCCTCCCCAGCCAACAGTATCCCCTGCCAACTGCTTCTCCACTTGGCTTAGACAGTGATTAATGAGTTATCCTCTCCATGCATGAAAACTTCCAAATCCAGATCGGAAACACTCCCAAAGAATTAGCCCAATGAGAGTCAAAAGTGAAGGAAGATGTAAAAGAATACTGGAATGATACAAATAAAATCACTGTCTTAAAGAGATACCTGCACtaccatgttcattgtagcattgttcaccatagccaagacatgggaaaaatctaagtgtccatttacagatgagtggataaagaaaatatggcatatgtatacatatatacaatgggatattaatcagccataaccaagaaggaaatctggctatttcaacaacatggatgagacTCAAGGGccttatgctaagtaaaataagtcagacagagaaagacaaatactgtatgatctcatctatatgtggaatctaaaaaaaccaaactcagagagaaggaaagtagaatagtggttatcAGAGACGGGGGTATGGTGacattggtcaaagggtacaaacttaagatgaataagttctggggatcaaaacatacaacatagtgactatcattaacaatactgtattctgtacttgaaacttgctaagagaatatatcttaaatattttcaccacacacataaacaaaaagataattatgTGAAGTAATGGACATGTTAACTAActctattgtggtaatcatttcaatatatatatccatgtatcaaatcatcacattatatatcttaaacttatacaacattatatgtaaattttatctcaataaagctgagggAAAAAGGAATACTGGCATGCtcttctgatctctctctctggtGCAAACCTTGGAGAATAGACAGACCACTGTTTCTTCCCTTGCTCTTGTAGCCTCATGAGTGCAGGAAAAGTTAGAGCTGCAGCAAAGCACTTCCTCCAATTATGGGATTGCAGAATCTTCATGAATTTTTGCATGTCTGGGAATTCCTCAAAACTCATACCTGTCAGAAACTGAACCTATGACTTTACCTGAGGACGAGGAAGCATTGGGGGAATCACTCCCTTCCAGTAAACACCAGGGACTAAAATAGTCCTGAGACCCAGCCTGGAATCCTCTAGAGTGATTGACACAGGCCCAGCCCAGAGCTTCTCTGAAGTGACTAATGCTGCACAACTCAGAACTTCTTTATAGGGACTGACAGGATTTACTTGGGGTGTCTGGCACACCCCTGGACAAAGCTTCTTTGAGAATGTGACAAGGCAGAACCCCAGAGTTCACCAGCAATGAGGACTGAGACACACCCAGAGTACCTTTGGGATGATTGGCACAGACACAGCCCAGGGCTTTTCTGAAGTGACTTGCACAGATATAGCTATATTTTAGGACTCCCCTGGAGTCACTTGTTCAAACATAGTCTAGTCTAAGCCTAGGGTAGCTGACACAGACCGGGGGTTCTCTGGAATGTGATGCAAATTTCATTCGCAGGAGGTAAGTAAAGAGCAAAGTGGACAGAGCACAGACTTGAACTCTTTTGTGAAGAGGATGATGGCTTATTACAAAGAAAATGTGTCTCCTTTGACACATTTCTAGGAAACAAGAAAGGAGATCAGAGGTCTCAAGTAAATAACCAGAAGTTTTTGACAAATTAGGTAATCTGGGAAAGGATGGAAAACAATGATTATGTATTAGGCTTTAGAATGTTCAAAGCACTTGagtatatattatctcatttcacaCCCATAGCCACCCTTCAGATGGATAGGGCATCTGTAATAATagtcattttacagttgagaaaacccTAACTCAGAAAATGTCATGTCAGTAGCTCTGTGACtcacagataaaaataataactagaaCTTTAACTCTGAATTTCTTACTCTAAAGTCCTTGCTATTGTAACTATGTGGCCTCAAACTATCATTTAGGTGGGATTTTCACAAGTTTTCTTAAGTATGCtatcttgttctttcttgttGAAACAGTGCATGGAATCTTCAATACGTTACCACAGAAAGGAGACACTCTGGATAGAGGTGTAGCTGGCCAGTCCACCTCAGCTAGGTTTCTGCATACTTTCCCCTTCCCTAGAGTTCTTTCCCCTTCTGATGGCTGCAAACACAACTACATTTATCCAAGGCTCTGTGCTTGCAAGACCATTAGTAAAACAGTAGCTGAATTATACCTCATCAATAACATCCTGACAACCTCAACTGCATTAATGGAGCTACAGGAAGATCCGTTCTTTAGAATATCATCCCAGCAAACTCCCTTCCACCATCTCTCCCCTGCTTAGTAGGggaaaacagaactttaaaaaatgaagagaaaggtgaaagagatggaagagaaagagaggaaaggctACATCAAAAGAAGGCAATGTAAAGGGATGGTTAGAGAAGGatcaaaacaaatgaaggaaaatatggAGTTACAactgtgggagggaggcagatgcAAGGTTTTGAATCacattttcatattgttttgtgCACCCCTAGGGCCCTAAGAAGCAGCATTAGGGGGCTCTTTCAGGGGAAGAGAAAAGTGAAAGTCAAGCAAGTGGGGCTCTgagcccctgcctctgcccttacTCATCCTCATTGGACTTAAGTGTTGAGATTCTCTGTAGGATGTGgtttgaaagaaaagggaaggtcatctctgctttaaaagtcataaaaactAGTGCTATGAATATGcatttctctcagcttccttaactgagattttcttttttttaagtttttttttaatgtttatttattttggagagacagagatagagcacgagcaggggagggccagagagagagggagacacagactccgaagggggctccagtttctgagttgtcagcacagagcctgccttggagcTCGaattcactaactgtgagattatgacccaggAAGTCAgataaccatctgagccacccaggcgccccagttaacTGAGATTTTCTTTGATAACATCTGAACTTCTGACCTGAGACCATTTTCCGTCCTTGCCTTTTGTTACACATTGGCCAGTGTCTAAGTAGCATCATCTGGTTGTATCCTTAGGAAATTCTCAAACTATGTTATGTTGCCGTTTTTCTCCAGTTTCAACTATCAAAGCTACACTTTATTGGATTCTTTTCTATCTAACTGCTTTACCAAAAGATTTGGTTTAGTCTTTTTGAAACTATAAAGACTATAATAATATCGATAATAacaatgatggtggtggtggtgatggcgagAATGCAAATTTGTGTAGTGTTTTATAATTGTACATTTATTTCCGCATCTCTTAccaaacaataatttaaaacattgtttaaaatatttttacaggggcgcctgggtggctcagtcggttaagcgtccgatttcagctcaggtcacgttctcaccgtccgtgagttcgagccccgggtcgggctctgggctgatggctcagagcctggagcctgcttctgattctgtgtctgcctctctctctgcccctcccccattcatgctctgtctctgtctcaaaaataaataaacgttaaaaaaaatttaaaaaaaagaaaaatatttttacaaatacttaTAATAGTGATTACTTTGCTCCATCATGGATTCACTAAGAATTTCATGACTAAAAACGTAGTtaacttttaaagataaatatcagCATGTTAAACCTATTAACTAATGCCATTAAGATAAATGTTACTTAgtgattcaataaatgttgatcaTTACTTTGTAGGTACCAGGCATTGTAATGTGTATACAATGATGCATATCATTTGGTTTATGTCAAGGAGTACACAATTAGCTGGAGaggacaaatataaaaataattataatataacaCCATTGATATAATAAGGGTATTTTAAAATGCTCTGAGGAACACAACAGAGATAGTAATTTATCCATTTGGGGAAGGAGATTGTCAGAAAAAGCTTCACAAAGAAGCTGACATTAGATCTTAGATTAAAGAATGAGTATTTGATATGGTTTATCTGAATTTCACTAAGGCATTTGATGAACTTTTTCATGAGATCTTTGTTACTACATTAAACAGATATAGTCCAGGTAACAGTACATATAACTGTTTATTTATACCCAACTCATGTCTGAAATTATTTGAAGTtacttatagaaaaaaaaatagttttgctgAATAGCCCAAAAAGCAGAGATTAAAAAATTGGTGCCAACTCATTTTAGGATATGGCTTAAGTGGTGTGCCCCAGAGTCATGACTCTGTCCTAGGAAacattttgattaaatatttcaGGGGAGTGGACATCTGTGGCACAGTGAGTGATGTAAAGCTGTtataataatgcttttaaaatatcttctcagAACAtagcaatacatttttaaataaatgtatattggaaaacaaaaccaaatgtacaacctataaaacacacacacacattcagaagTCTTAACTGTAGACTCAACTAGAGACCCAATAGCATCATCAAACtgctataaaaatgattaaacctTAGACTACATTATTTATCAAGCACTTGGAGTTAAGCACTCTGCCAGGTGCAAAAGATACAATGATGAATAGATTTCCCTCCTGGCATTAACTATtagatgatataaatatatgtacacatacacaattGTATAGTGCTCTAGTAGAGTTTTACACAAAGTGTTATAAGAGACTTAAAGAATAATCCCTTAATTAGGCCAAGGGAGTGAAGGGAAACTTCACAAACAAAATGATGTTTCAGCTGAGACTTGCAAGACCAGAAGAAATTATACATAATTGCAGGAAGAGGTTTCCAAAAGTAGAGAGTAACATGCACAAGTACAAGAAGGGGTAAGAGAATATGAGGTATGCACAGAACAGAGAGTATTTTTGTGTAACCAGAGCATCAACTGTGTAGGGGATTTGGACCCGGACAAATAAGCAGATACCAGAGAAAACGACCTTGTTAAAGGTATTGTACTTTTTCCCAGGGATAATAGGTAGTGACTGAAAGACATTAAACAGATGAGTAACTTAATTGGGGTTGCTATCAGATCACACACAAGTCAAGGATGGTTTGTAGAGAATGAACTAGAATCAAGTTTCTGCAATATTCCAGGCCAGAGAAGATAAGAGTAGTGATGTAGAAGGTGACACTGAATCagtgtttttggaaaaataataaatttggggGTTAAATGAAAGGATTTTTGTCCCAACTCCTGCATCATGAAGCCTGGGTGGTGTCATTTTCTGAAATGAGTTAGATAAAAGGAAGAGGCTTGGGGTAGTGGAAGATGATGGGTGTAATTTATAACCCTTATCACTCTTTAAATCTGTGTAAATTATATGAGGCTGTATCATTGATGTGTGTAGTCTTTGCATCTAAATTCCTTCTGAATGGGGATCACTGTGCTTACACTCTGTCTATACAGATATTTCCatgattattttttgtattttgttcattcttcATTCACTTATTGAGTAACAATTTAATGGGCATCTACCTTGCTAGGAATtgagataaaaaattaaattttctacaCAGTTTCTACTTTCAAGTAGTATACCATCTAAAATATGAGATGGAGACATAAGTTAACAATTATTCTAATATTAGGTCCATGAAAGTGGGTGTTGCTAATACCTTGAAACTTTCTGATcttctttataatttgttttgctttttgctctATTACTACCATCTTATGCCAAAAACTCCTGTTTGCTCTCACCTATTAGCCTAGACTCATTTCCATTCTCAGAGTGGGTGAGTCACCTAATGGGTAAAGCCATGACTCAGAGACAAACTGCCCAGGAGGCATATCCTGATGCCAACATTTGCTGGCTGTGTAACTTGGAAAAAttattcaacctctctgtgcctcctcagCTGTAAAGTGGACCTACTAATAACCCGTATATCTTTAGTTTGTTGCAAAATTTAACATAATGCATGGAAACcacttagaatagtgtctggcactTACCTGGTGCTCATTAAGTGTTAACTCTTACTTGGAAATTGACAAAGtatcaaaattttcaaagaaaacatgtggggacctgggtggctcatttggttaagtgcctgactcttggttttggctcaggtcatgatctcactaacTATAGGAtcgagacccacatggggctccacactgacaacacccacatcaggctccatgctgacagcacaaaacctgctt from Panthera tigris isolate Pti1 chromosome D1, P.tigris_Pti1_mat1.1, whole genome shotgun sequence includes the following:
- the LOC102970904 gene encoding olfactory receptor 10A2-like, producing MAEGNRTRVGEFILMSFSSLPTEIQSLLFLIFLIIYLVTLLGNSLIILVTLTDPMLHSPMYFFLRNLSLLEIGFNLVIVPKMLGTLLAWDTTISFLGCAMQMYFFFFFGAAECVLLATMAYDRYVAICNPLHYPVIMNQRTRAKLAVASWFPGFPVATVQTTWLFSFPFCGTNKVNHFFCDSPPVLRLVCADTAMFEIYAIVGTVLVVMIPCLLILCSYIRIAVAILKIPSAKGKHKAFSTCSSHLLVVSLFYVSSSLTYFRPKSNNSPESKKLLSLSYTVVTPMLNPIIYSLRNNEVKNALGRTFRKALGLRICIP